The following DNA comes from Cellulophaga sp. HaHa_2_95.
CTTGTGTATCAATCACTACCGTAAAATCTAAAGATGGATTACTAAAGTTTCCAAAAGCATCAGAAGCTATTGCCGTAACAGTATAACTACCATCTAAAAGTGTGATCGTTTTATAATCAAAAATCCAATCTCCAGAGGCAGTCGTAGTTACTGTTCCAATACCGACTCCATCTAAAAATATTTCTACTTGCGTACTAGGTATTGCTGTTCCTATAATGTCTAGCGTATTATCAGAAGTGATACCGTCCGTAGGAATATTTGTATCCGTACTTATTCCTGTAATAGAAGGCGGAGTTATCGTTCCTACCTGAACATCATATACTTTAGTAGCGGAAAAACTATCTGTATTCCCCGCAAGGTCTGTCGTAGAAAAAGTAGCGACTACCGTAGTATCACTATCATTGGTAAGATCTGTCCCCTCTACAACAATACTAAACGCTCCTGAACTATTTATAGGCCCTGTACTTGTTATTCCGTTAACCTCTAAGCTAACTGTATCACCAGAAGTAAAATCTCCAGAAACAGTTCCGGTAATCGTTACGTTCCCCGCTGCTTCCAACGTATTAACCACATTATCTGCGGTAATATTATCGATGATTATTGTAGCCACCGGCAAAGTAACATCTACGGTATAGCTTTTGGTGGTAGTTACTGTTCCCGTATTTCCTGCAGTATCTGTTGTACTTACACTTCCATTGACTGTAGTATCTGCATCATTAGAAAGATCTGCTCCTATCACAACAATGCTGAATATACCTGAACCATTTATAGTTCCTGTAGATGTTATTCCGTTAACCGCTAAGCTAACTGTATCGCCAGAATTAAAATCTCCAGAAACCGTTCCAGTAATTGTTATATTGCCCGCAGCTTCACTAGCATTAACAAGGTTATCTGCGGTAATATCATTGATGGTAAGTACAGGACTTGGTAGGCTTGTAGCGATACTATATACTTTATTATGTATCGCTGTTCCTTCATTACCTGCCGTATCTGAACTGGTTATACTACCCGCAACAGTAGTATCTGGATCTAGAGCTAAATCTGAACCAGACACCATAGTTGTAAATTCTCCTGCCGTGTTTAGTGTGCTAGGATACGTATTTCCGTTTATGGTTAAGCTGACAGTATCACCTGCATTATAATCACCTGTAACGGTTCCTGTAATTGTTATTGCCCCTGAGGCTTCACTTGCATTTAGAATGTTGTCAGCAGTAATATCTTTTATAACAAACATTATAAGCGGAATAACGGTATCTATAGTATAAATTTTATCTGCTGTGGTGGTTCCTAGATTACCTGCTAAATCTACAGTAGAAACGCTTCCTGAAACCGTAGTATCTGCGTCTAGGGCTAAATCTGAACCGGCAACTATGCTCGTAAAGTTCCCCAAGTTATCTACGGTCCCTGTACTTGTCACACCATTAATTACCAGTGTTACGGTATCTCCTATGTTAAAATCTCCTCCTACAGTTCCTGTAATTGTAATAGGTCCTGAGGCTTCCGTGGCATTTACAACATTATCTGCGGTAATATCATTGATTGCCAAGGTAACTATAGGCAGTGCAGTATCTATGGTTATAGTGAAATCTGATGATAAAACACCCGTATTACCTGCGGTATCTGTTGCTTGCGCCGTAATCATGTAATCACCATCTGCCAAAGGTGTAGCGGTATAATCAAAGGTCCAGTTGCCTAAAGCATCTGTTGTCGTAGTCCCTATACTTGTTCCATCAAGAAAAACTTCAACACTACTATCTACTTCTGACGTTCCGCTAATTAGTAAGGTATTATCTGAAGTGATACCGTCTGAAGTATTACTTCCCGTATCTGTGCTTATCGTAGTAACGATTGTGCTTACGGGAGCAGTAGTATCTACGGAATAAATTTTATTTGATGATCCAGTCCCAACGTTACCAGCAGTATCTGTTGTGGTAATCGTACCTGCTACCGTTGTATCCGAATCTGACTGCAAATCTAAGCCTGATACCGAAATAGTAAAAGCTCCCGCTGAATTTATGGTACCAGTAGATGTAATTCCGTTTATAAGAAGACTTACCGTATCGCCATCAGAATAATCTCCTGTTACTGCCCCTGTAATACTAACGGTTCCTGCAGCTTCGCTTGTATTGACTACATTATCTGCAGTAATATCATTGATAATTAATGTTGGAATAGGTAAAACTGTATCTACACTATATATTTTATTTGCCGTTGTTACGCCTATATTGCCAGCAGCATCTGTAGCGCTAACACTTCCTGCTACTGTAGTATCAGCATCTAAGGCTACATCACTTCCAGATACTGTAATAGAAAATATACCTGCTGCATCTATGGTTCCTGTAATGGTAACTCCATTAATTACTAAACTTACGGTATCCCCTGTCGAGAATTCTCCAGAAACGGTTCCTGTAAGGGTTATCGTTCCAGAAGCTTCTGAAGCATTCACTATATTATCTGCTGTTATATCATCTATAACTAAGGTAGCTATAGGGGATATCACATCTATGTTATACGCTTTATCTGCAACGGTAGTTCCTGAATTTCCGGCACTATCAATGGTGGTAATAGATCCGTTAACCGTAGTATCGGCATCATTTAAAAGATCATTCTCATCTACAGAAATACTAAAAACACCCATTGCATCTATAGGTCCTGAGGTGGTAACCCCATTGATGACTAAATTAACAAGATCACCCGTTGTAAAGTCTCCTGTGACTGTTCCTGTAATGGTGATAGGAGCAGCGGCTTCTGCACTATTTATAATATTGTCTGCTGTAATATTATCTATGCTAAGTACTGGTACTGGTGCTGTAGTATCTACGTTATACAACTTACTATTACTTGCTGTTCCTGTATTACCGGATAGATCTGTTGAAGATACACTACCTGCTACGGTGGTATCTACATCGAGTGCCAAATTATTTCCAGAAACAGTAATATCAAAATCTCCTGAAGCATCTATCGGTCCACTCGTAGACACTCCATTAATAACTAAAATTACTAACTCACCTGTACTAAATTCTCCAGATACAGTACCTGTAATGTTTATAGTTCCACCGGCTTCAGTAGCATTTATGGTGTTATCTGAAGTAATATCAGCTATAAATAAAACTGTAGCAGGAGCTGTTGCATCTATAGTTATTGGGAATGTTGCCGATAATGGCCCTGAATTCCCAGCTAAATCTATGGTTTGTGCAGTTATTGTATAATTACCATCAGCTAAAGTTGTGCCCGAATAATCAAAAGTCCAATCTCCCGCTCCATCTGCTAGAACTGTTCCAATACTAACACCATCTATAAAAACCTCTACAGTATTATTGGCTTCTGCAGTTCCTGTAATTTGCAAGGTATTATCTGAGGTAATTCCGTCTGATGTATTGCTCCCTGTATCATCACTAATTGCGGTAACTGCAGGTGCTGCCGGAGCACTTGTATCTACCGTAAATGGAAAATCTGATGAAACAGGGCTACTATTTCCGGCTAAATCTGTTGCTTGAGCTGTTAGGATATAAGGTCCGTCTGCTAATGCAGTTCCTGTATAATCATAACTCCAAACTCCTGTACCGTTGGTGACGATAGTTCCTAAACTTGTGCCGTCTAAAAATACTTCAACACTACTATTTGCTTCTGCTGTTCCTGAAAATACTAAGGTATTGTCAGAGGTTATGGCATCTGAAGCACTACTACCATTATCATCTGAGATTGCAGTTACCGCAGGGGCATTCGGGGCTACTGTATCTATCGTTATTCCAAAATCCGGAGAAATAAGACTCGTTAATCCTGAAACCGTAGCTGCTTGTGCTGTTAACACATAATCATTATCTAAAAGAATTGTACCCGTATAATCTAAGTTCCATTGACCAGCGCTATTCGCTGAAACAACACCTATACTAGTACCATCTAAAAACACTTCAATAATTTTATCTCCTTGAGAAGCTCCAAAAATTACTAAGGTATTGTCTGAAGTAATTCCGTCTCCCGCACTACTACCTGTATCTGTGGTAATGTAATTTATGTTTGGTCTAATTGGTGTTGATCTGTCTATTAGAATTGGAAAATCTGCTGAAACTACACTTTCATTGCCACTAGCATCTGCAGTTTGGGCAGTTATGATATGGGCTCCGTTAGAAATAGTAGTCCCGGTGTAATCTAAGGTCCAATCACCTAAAGCATTTGTTGTGGTAGTCCCTACACTAAATCCGTCTATAAAAACCGTAATCGTACTATTAGCATCTCCGGTTCCGTTTATCAACAAGGTATTATCTGTGGTTATTCCGTCTGAATTGCTCGTCCCAGTATCATCACTAATTGCGGTAACTACTGGAGCATTCGGCAAAGCAGTGTCAATCGTAATCGGATAATCTGCTGAAACTAGACTTAAATTACTAGCATTGTCTGTAGCCTGTGCGGTAAGTATATAAGGACCATCAGCAAGGGTTGTTCCGGTATAATCATAAGTCCATGTTCCTGTACCGTTGGTGGCCGTAGTTCCTATTGCGGTTCCGTCTATAAAAACTTCAACAGTACTGTTAGCTTCTGCCGTACCTGAAATTATCAAAGTATTATCTGAGGTGATGCCATCTGTAGTACTGCTTCCGGTATCATCAGTAATTGATGTTACTGCGGGTGTAGTTGGTACTGTAGTATCTATTGATATCGGAAAATCTGTAGATAATACGCTTGTATTTCCCGAAATATCAGTAGCCTGTGCTGTTATGATATAATCGCCATCGGCAAGCGTAGTTCCTGTATAATCATAGCTCCAAGCTCCACTACTATTCGTCGTGGTAGTTCCTATCGCTGTGCCATCTATAAAAATTTCAAGAGTACTGTTAGCTTCTGCTGTACCCGTAATTATTAAGGTATTATCTGAGGTAATAGCGTCTGTAGTACTACTTCCGTTATCATCACTAATTGCGGTAACTACAGGTATACTTGGTACCGTAGTATCTATAGAAATTGAAAAACCGGAAGAGAGCACACTTGTATTGCCCGAAGCGTCTGTTGCTTGTGCTGTAGCTATATAATCACCATCAGCAAGGCTTGTTCCTGTATTGTCATAACTCCAAGCTCCACTACTATTTGTTGTAGTAGTACCTATGGCCGTTCCATCTATAAATAATTCCACACTACTATTGGCTTCTGCCGTACCTGAAATTACTAAGGTATTATCTGAAGTGATGCCATCTGTATTGCTACTTCCGTTGTCATCGCTAATTGCGGTAACCACAGGTGCGTTTGGTAGGCTGGTATCTATGGTAATTGGGAAATCACTGGCTATTGTACTCGCATTTCCTGAACTATCAGTAGCCTGTGCTGTTATGATATAATTACCATCAGCAAGGCTTGTTCCTGTATAATCATAGCTCCAAACTCCTGAACCGTTTGTGGTGGTAGTTCCTATTGCGGTACCATCTATAAACACTTCAACACTACTATTAGCTTCTGCTGTACCTGAAATTATCAAAGTATTATCTGAGGTGATGCCATCTGTAGTACTGCTTCCATTATCCGCGCTAATGGCTGTGACTACTGGTAAGCTTGGTACCGTAGTGTCTATCGAAATTGAAAAACCAGAAGAAAGCACACTTGCATTACCCGAAGCATCTGTTGCTTGTGCTGTAGCTATATAATCGCCATCGGCAAGGGTTGTTCCAGTATGATCATAGCTCCAAACTCCTGAAGCATTAGTTATCGTAGTTCCTATTAAAGTCCCGTCTATATATACGTCAACAGTACTATCAGCTTCCGCTGTACCTGAAATCAGCAAAGAATTATCTGAGGTGATACCGTCCGTACTACTACTTCCCGTATCATCTGAAATTGAAGTTACGGCAGGTGCTGCAGGAATACTTGTATCTATGGTAAAAGGAAAATCTAAAGATAATACACTTGTATTTGCTGCAACATCTGTTGCCTCAGCTGTAAGAATGTAATCATTATCGGCTAAGATAGTTCCTGTATAATCATAACTCCATACTCCCGTAGTAGCGGTTACTATAGTTCCTATGCTCGTTCCATCAAAAAATAATTCAACAGAACTATTTGCTTCTGCTGTACCACTAAAGACTATTGTATTATCTGTAGTAATAGCATCTGTATTGCTAAGACCTGTATCATCTGTTATTGTGGTAATTATAGGTTGGTCTGGAGCTGTAGTATCAATGACGATAGGTAGATTATTAGAAAGCGAACTTAAGTTCCCTGCAATATCTATGCTTCTTGAGCTTAGCACATAAGCAGCATCAGGCAATACGGTTCCTGTATAATCAAAAGTCCAATTTCCTGATCCATTGGAAGTGGTAAACCCAATGCTTACTCCATCTAAAAGAACCTCTACCCTAGTATCTGCTTGAGACGCTCCATTAACTTCTAAGGTGTTATCTGAGGTAATCTGATCTGATGCAATCCCTGTATCCTGAGATATACTAATGATGACGGGTGTATTTGGCAGTATGGTATCTATAGTAATTGGGTAATCTGTAGATACTGCACTTGCATTACCGACACTATCTATGGCCTGAGCCGTAATACTATAATCTCCATTACTTAAGCTGGTGCTAGTATAATCTAAGGTCCATATCCCAGAACTATTACTTGTTGTTGTTCCTATTTTTGTACCGTTTAAAAAAACATCTACTATGGTATTAGCGTCTGATGTTCCTCTAATAATTAGGGTTTGATCTGAAGTAATACCATCTGTACTACTACTTCCTGTATCATCACTAATAGCCGTTACCAAGGGTACATTTGGGGCCATAGTATCTATAATTACAGTGTCATCTGCGGGTACTCCCACATTGCCAATATCATCCGTCACAAAGGCTACTACTGTAAGTATATTACCTTCTCCTGGACTTGGAAAACTAGTAAGTACTTGCATTGTAGCAATGTCTGCAGCACTTAAAAGCTGAGCATTTCCATTAATAGTTAAGGTATCGCCTTCTTCTGCATCAATGGGTAAATCTATAGTTACATCAATAGCGCCACTAAGCTCTGTACTATTTAAAACACCATCGTTATTTACATCTTCTATGATAATTACTGTTGGCGCACTAGGTAGTCTATCATCAAAAGTTAAAACTGCTTCATCAGAAGTAAGAAGTGCACATTTGAAAGAATCATCGGTGATAATCACTCGGTATTTAAAACCATCATTAGCGAGTGTTACTCCTGTTAATGTCAGTGTTGCGGTATCACTATTGGTGTATATATCTGCTGTATTTGCTGGATCTATAGTTACAAAACCACTTCCAGATAAATCATCTACTTGCCATTCATAAGCTAATAAAGTTCCTGTAGCACTTACGCTAAAATTTATCGCAGTACTCCCATTTGTTGTCACATCTTTAGGCTGCCCAGCTGCATTCGGAATCAAGA
Coding sequences within:
- a CDS encoding Ig-like domain-containing protein; its protein translation is MICTQVVTAQTTGAWTNVGSGVWEATSSDGLVRVRAERTGNATITGNATMGCDSEAFSDPTILGNPSLALNIDNSAGTLTFSFTEIATGLSVEILEPMLHIDKLGALAVLGDSSATLELLSGSWTELNSDTNAFESTATTVQANLGFLITGAGDECSAVTGGSLQLDGLVNSFTLETDVDGNILAISEDNIEIVLSNLVINPCTYGAIVGTPTAEDPDGDGINNSCDFDDDNDGILDTAENKCTPTPSGNWTISGTTASYNYTTGVKAIVTTTNSTSFLPGNFTTTATSFWSAALSNSTSIQGTYDWNSTVTISFVDDFDNPIEVNKPVLHLDRIGGVSGGIQNSAQVTLLNGNTWSKVAGTFDFLTTTTTAMDGGTNLASSGYSAESTLNDNNGTAAGTVQLNEKVSSFTIQFIQAGSGGTADEIEIIIAACIDADTDSDLVPDYLDLDSDNDGIYDAVEAGHKQAHSQGRLSGAIGTDGVPNAAQASGSENSGTVNYTMADSEATPDGIPDFMELDADGDVCNDTQEAGYTDLNGDGILGELPTTVNANGVVIGTTVVDGYTTPLNADSGSGNTQFDFQQEGQAILIPNAAGQPKDVTTNGSTAINFSVSATGTLLAYEWQVDDLSGSGFVTIDPANTADIYTNSDTATLTLTGVTLANDGFKYRVIITDDSFKCALLTSDEAVLTFDDRLPSAPTVIIIEDVNNDGVLNSTELSGAIDVTIDLPIDAEEGDTLTINGNAQLLSAADIATMQVLTSFPSPGEGNILTVVAFVTDDIGNVGVPADDTVIIDTMAPNVPLVTAISDDTGSSSTDGITSDQTLIIRGTSDANTIVDVFLNGTKIGTTTSNSSGIWTLDYTSTSLSNGDYSITAQAIDSVGNASAVSTDYPITIDTILPNTPVIISISQDTGIASDQITSDNTLEVNGASQADTRVEVLLDGVSIGFTTSNGSGNWTFDYTGTVLPDAAYVLSSRSIDIAGNLSSLSNNLPIVIDTTAPDQPIITTITDDTGLSNTDAITTDNTIVFSGTAEANSSVELFFDGTSIGTIVTATTGVWSYDYTGTILADNDYILTAEATDVAANTSVLSLDFPFTIDTSIPAAPAVTSISDDTGSSSTDGITSDNSLLISGTAEADSTVDVYIDGTLIGTTITNASGVWSYDHTGTTLADGDYIATAQATDASGNASVLSSGFSISIDTTVPSLPVVTAISADNGSSTTDGITSDNTLIISGTAEANSSVEVFIDGTAIGTTTTNGSGVWSYDYTGTSLADGNYIITAQATDSSGNASTIASDFPITIDTSLPNAPVVTAISDDNGSSNTDGITSDNTLVISGTAEANSSVELFIDGTAIGTTTTNSSGAWSYDNTGTSLADGDYIATAQATDASGNTSVLSSGFSISIDTTVPSIPVVTAISDDNGSSTTDAITSDNTLIITGTAEANSTLEIFIDGTAIGTTTTNSSGAWSYDYTGTTLADGDYIITAQATDISGNTSVLSTDFPISIDTTVPTTPAVTSITDDTGSSTTDGITSDNTLIISGTAEANSTVEVFIDGTAIGTTATNGTGTWTYDYTGTTLADGPYILTAQATDNASNLSLVSADYPITIDTALPNAPVVTAISDDTGTSNSDGITTDNTLLINGTGDANSTITVFIDGFSVGTTTTNALGDWTLDYTGTTISNGAHIITAQTADASGNESVVSADFPILIDRSTPIRPNINYITTDTGSSAGDGITSDNTLVIFGASQGDKIIEVFLDGTSIGVVSANSAGQWNLDYTGTILLDNDYVLTAQAATVSGLTSLISPDFGITIDTVAPNAPAVTAISDDNGSSASDAITSDNTLVFSGTAEANSSVEVFLDGTSLGTIVTNGTGVWSYDYTGTALADGPYILTAQATDLAGNSSPVSSDFPFTVDTSAPAAPAVTAISDDTGSNTSDGITSDNTLQITGTAEANNTVEVFIDGVSIGTVLADGAGDWTFDYSGTTLADGNYTITAQTIDLAGNSGPLSATFPITIDATAPATVLFIADITSDNTINATEAGGTINITGTVSGEFSTGELVILVINGVSTSGPIDASGDFDITVSGNNLALDVDTTVAGSVSSTDLSGNTGTASNSKLYNVDTTAPVPVLSIDNITADNIINSAEAAAPITITGTVTGDFTTGDLVNLVINGVTTSGPIDAMGVFSISVDENDLLNDADTTVNGSITTIDSAGNSGTTVADKAYNIDVISPIATLVIDDITADNIVNASEASGTITLTGTVSGEFSTGDTVSLVINGVTITGTIDAAGIFSITVSGSDVALDADTTVAGSVSATDAAGNIGVTTANKIYSVDTVLPIPTLIINDITADNVVNTSEAAGTVSITGAVTGDYSDGDTVSLLINGITSTGTINSAGAFTISVSGLDLQSDSDTTVAGTITTTDTAGNVGTGSSNKIYSVDTTAPVSTIVTTISTDTGSNTSDGITSDNTLLISGTSEVDSSVEVFLDGTSIGTTTTDALGNWTFDYTATPLADGDYMITAQATDTAGNTGVLSSDFTITIDTALPIVTLAINDITADNVVNATEASGPITITGTVGGDFNIGDTVTLVINGVTSTGTVDNLGNFTSIVAGSDLALDADTTVSGSVSTVDLAGNLGTTTADKIYTIDTVIPLIMFVIKDITADNILNASEASGAITITGTVTGDYNAGDTVSLTINGNTYPSTLNTAGEFTTMVSGSDLALDPDTTVAGSITSSDTAGNEGTAIHNKVYSIATSLPSPVLTINDITADNLVNASEAAGNITITGTVSGDFNSGDTVSLAVNGITSTGTINGSGIFSIVVIGADLSNDADTTVNGSVSTTDTAGNTGTVTTTKSYTVDVTLPVATIIIDNITADNVVNTLEAAGNVTITGTVSGDFTSGDTVSLEVNGITSTGPINSSGAFSIVVEGTDLTNDSDTTVVATFSTTDLAGNTDSFSATKVYDVQVGTITPPSITGISTDTNIPTDGITSDNTLDIIGTAIPSTQVEIFLDGVGIGTVTTTASGDWIFDYKTITLLDGSYTVTAIASDAFGNFSNPSLDFTVVIDTQAPMLNEEITDDLTPIITGQGSPNETISVAIDIDEDGVPEVTYTVTTDSLGNWSLDTETATPINGQLPALSYPTVLTITVTDNAGNSTIGNTIITDDFDDDGLTNTEEASLGTDPNNPDTDGDGVQDGEEVMDDTNPLDDCDSLNGTPLPTTDCDADGLTNAEEENLGTDPFDPDSDSDGITDGQEILDTTDPLDACDSVGGTPPIDVACDISIASDLITPDSNDGVFRIINIEAFPENTVEVFNRWGNKVYGTSAYNNSSNSFSGLSNGQAVIKANDYLPAGTYFYVIKYIKRGEAKQKSGYLYINR